Proteins encoded by one window of uncultured Draconibacterium sp.:
- a CDS encoding MGMT family protein → MSDFFSQVYEVVKQIPPGRVTSYGAIAACLGSPGAARMVGWAMNASHSHEEFVPAHRVVNRNGVLTGKHHFDNPNAMQELLEAEGLKLDGDKILDFKEKFWDPKAEL, encoded by the coding sequence ATGTCCGATTTTTTTAGCCAGGTTTACGAAGTTGTAAAACAGATTCCGCCGGGACGGGTAACATCGTACGGTGCAATTGCTGCTTGTCTCGGTTCGCCGGGAGCGGCACGAATGGTAGGTTGGGCAATGAATGCCAGTCACTCGCACGAGGAGTTTGTGCCGGCACATCGGGTGGTAAACCGCAATGGCGTGTTAACCGGCAAACATCATTTCGATAATCCCAATGCCATGCAGGAACTGCTGGAAGCAGAAGGTTTGAAACTGGATGGTGATAAAATTCTTGATTTTAAGGAGAAATTCTGGGATCCGAAAGCGGAACTTTGA
- a CDS encoding Mrp/NBP35 family ATP-binding protein, with the protein MADIPRKLIVPKDVTDALRTVKYPGSDEDVVQLEMPQEIRIAGQRISFSLVFQKSNDPNIEALVLACEAAIKKYLGEQVEIEDNIAVKFIHDMERPVLPNVKNIVAVASGKGGVGKSTVAVNLAVALAKSGAKVGLLDADIFGPSIPKMFGVEGERPAGVKIDDREMINPLEKYGVKFLSVGFFVDTDSAIIWRGPMASNALKQLISEGNWGDLDYLLIDLPPGTSDIHLTLVQSVPVTGAVIVTTPQDVALADVVRGTSMFQSKSVDVPVLGLVENMAWFTPEELPENKYYIFGKEGGKKLADKLGLPLLGQIPIVQSIREGGDEGTPVASNGDTITGQAFAEVAEKVKHRVHLRNIQLAPTKKVKITRK; encoded by the coding sequence ATGGCAGATATACCAAGAAAATTAATTGTCCCGAAAGATGTAACCGATGCCTTGCGCACCGTAAAATATCCGGGAAGTGATGAAGATGTTGTACAGCTGGAAATGCCACAGGAAATCCGCATTGCCGGACAGCGAATCAGTTTTTCGCTGGTTTTTCAGAAAAGCAACGACCCAAATATTGAAGCACTGGTTTTGGCATGCGAAGCAGCGATAAAAAAATACCTGGGCGAGCAGGTTGAAATTGAAGATAACATTGCCGTGAAATTCATTCACGACATGGAGCGCCCGGTTTTGCCCAATGTTAAAAATATCGTGGCAGTAGCATCGGGTAAAGGCGGTGTTGGTAAATCAACTGTTGCCGTAAACCTGGCTGTTGCCCTGGCTAAAAGTGGTGCAAAAGTTGGTTTGTTGGACGCTGATATTTTTGGCCCCTCAATTCCCAAAATGTTTGGTGTTGAAGGCGAGCGGCCGGCAGGAGTGAAGATCGACGACAGAGAAATGATCAATCCGCTGGAAAAATACGGTGTAAAGTTTCTTTCGGTAGGCTTTTTTGTTGATACTGACAGTGCCATTATCTGGCGCGGGCCAATGGCTTCAAATGCACTGAAACAATTGATCTCGGAAGGAAACTGGGGCGACCTGGATTATTTGCTTATCGATCTGCCTCCGGGCACCAGCGATATCCACCTTACTTTGGTACAAAGTGTTCCGGTAACCGGAGCCGTTATTGTAACCACTCCGCAAGATGTGGCGCTGGCCGATGTGGTTCGCGGAACCAGTATGTTCCAGAGTAAATCGGTTGATGTGCCGGTGTTGGGATTGGTAGAAAATATGGCCTGGTTTACACCCGAAGAATTGCCCGAAAACAAATACTACATTTTTGGTAAAGAAGGCGGTAAAAAATTGGCCGATAAACTGGGCTTGCCGCTGTTAGGGCAAATTCCAATTGTTCAGAGCATTCGCGAAGGTGGCGATGAAGGAACGCCGGTAGCATCAAATGGCGACACAATTACAGGGCAGGCTTTTGCTGAAGTTGCAGAGAAAGTGAAGCATCGTGTACACTTGCGTAACATCCAATTGGCACCAACGAAAAAGGTAAAAATTACCCGGAAATAA
- a CDS encoding tetratricopeptide repeat protein: MKKRLLHTIFLFLLVSIFAGCSTEKNTRASRTFHNVTSRYNIYFNANEAVKEGVLTIDERIEDDFTRILPIYKESDPAVVRMVKSDMDYAVVKCSKLVEIHSITKKPKRKKGGGSRKYQEFASQEEFNKWIDDSYLLMGKAYFYQHNFFAAIDNFSYVVRKYPDEETADEAQVWLIRAYTELERYIEANEVIQAIQAYDDFPKNLERDFAVATAYYHMRQLEYDNAIRMLDIAIKKTFWKKDKARLQYIVAQLYQELGQNEAAAAAFKKVGKMNPDYTMAFNAMINAAGVFSGEGNTEDLKKQLNKMLRDKKNVDFRDQIYYALGNIFFREGNRDVAKENYKESVAASFKNQYQRALSAITLADIYFEDLNYRGAQSYYDSAMIIIDETYPNYDNVSARYKSLTSLVDNILAVEREDSLQKVANMPDAEREALIASLMKEEQERQRNMENLAMQGAQGQGYYRSNRYRMGMGNSGGGGWYFYNPQTVSYGRVTFQQQWGRRTLEDDWRRSNKNSVLMGEEEELAEAEPEEQRVEDPLKKEFYTQDLPLTDSLMTLSHDRIRDALYNAGKIFKSEFEDYERSAEAFEELIERYPNNIYLLSAYFDLYDLYELMGDQSKSNYYRNLIISDYPNSKFAQFLQNPNFFVEMAAKTDSLNRLYQETFRNYKLGRYQNVLSLTGQMKSMEPDTVILPKIDFMAMVADGVLTDVHNFEALLKGYLAEYPAKEPSPLAQEILTLIQDSTLTDYQKLVEMGYISEEIQNEELLPENFFADDEFGGKFSYDEDLLHYFVIAYPRDEEDNIDLNRLKFDIANYNIDHYTKIDYDIETEYLDDKLAFLLVRSMTNKENALIYHGAIIRKASVFKTLQGIDYMNFVISSTNYRAIMEERSTADYMKFFVKNYSRFIRSNFSDDEMDISPEELMARAEAEANALNERGTFVTVKTGSAGLYDTHVDTTQNFVIAVKDKGLSLRPLMRGFADFNRDEFRSWNLALQLKEVGDYQLLVVKGIPALNESMSYFRRAITTRSLFEPLGQSTYRNFLITDVNLQTLIEENKVDEYITFFRSNYIQRRASSSSDAAESQSTTQTQTIQSQTTTTQAAEPATVAQPDATSVDDLPYNQTIEGPHRIVFVIPTTGVFKDDFVSGIAAYNQSNFANSGFTIEEQQLDQVRQLIIVKGMEDEATARQYFSVVVRNRDLFAPLGTAQYRNFLISDENFGIFLQEKNITEYMDFYKQVYLNQ; the protein is encoded by the coding sequence TTGAAGAAACGACTTTTACATACCATATTCCTATTCTTATTGGTTTCGATTTTTGCCGGCTGTTCCACCGAAAAAAACACCCGGGCATCACGAACTTTCCATAATGTTACTTCGCGTTACAACATTTATTTTAATGCCAACGAAGCAGTAAAAGAAGGTGTTTTAACCATTGACGAACGCATTGAAGACGACTTTACCCGTATTCTGCCCATCTATAAAGAAAGTGATCCGGCAGTGGTGCGAATGGTAAAATCGGATATGGATTATGCCGTTGTAAAATGTTCGAAGCTGGTTGAAATACACTCCATTACCAAAAAGCCAAAACGTAAAAAAGGAGGTGGCTCGCGCAAATACCAGGAATTTGCCAGTCAGGAAGAGTTTAACAAGTGGATTGACGACAGTTACCTGTTAATGGGAAAAGCCTATTTCTACCAGCATAACTTTTTTGCTGCCATCGATAATTTCTCGTATGTGGTGCGTAAATACCCCGACGAAGAAACCGCCGATGAAGCACAGGTTTGGTTGATTCGTGCTTATACCGAATTGGAACGTTACATTGAAGCAAATGAAGTAATACAGGCCATTCAGGCATACGATGATTTTCCGAAAAATCTGGAACGTGATTTTGCCGTCGCAACTGCGTACTATCACATGAGGCAGTTGGAGTACGACAATGCAATTCGTATGCTTGATATTGCAATTAAAAAGACATTCTGGAAGAAAGATAAAGCACGTTTACAATACATTGTAGCACAGTTGTATCAAGAGCTTGGTCAGAATGAAGCCGCAGCGGCAGCCTTTAAAAAGGTAGGAAAAATGAATCCCGATTACACGATGGCATTTAATGCTATGATAAATGCGGCAGGAGTATTCTCGGGAGAAGGAAATACCGAAGATCTGAAAAAGCAGCTGAATAAAATGTTGCGCGATAAAAAGAATGTTGATTTCCGCGACCAGATTTATTATGCACTGGGTAATATCTTTTTCCGCGAAGGAAACCGCGATGTTGCCAAAGAGAATTACAAAGAATCAGTAGCCGCCAGTTTTAAAAATCAATACCAACGGGCACTTTCGGCCATCACCCTGGCCGATATTTATTTTGAAGATCTGAACTACCGGGGTGCGCAATCGTACTACGATAGTGCAATGATAATTATAGACGAAACCTACCCCAATTACGATAACGTGTCGGCTCGGTATAAAAGTTTAACCAGCCTGGTTGATAATATATTGGCTGTTGAACGCGAAGATAGTTTGCAAAAAGTGGCCAATATGCCGGATGCTGAACGCGAGGCACTGATTGCCTCCCTGATGAAGGAAGAACAGGAGCGTCAGCGGAATATGGAGAATCTGGCCATGCAGGGCGCACAAGGTCAGGGATACTACCGTTCTAATCGTTATCGAATGGGAATGGGAAATTCCGGTGGCGGAGGCTGGTATTTCTACAATCCGCAAACGGTATCTTACGGGCGGGTGACTTTCCAGCAGCAGTGGGGAAGAAGAACACTGGAAGATGATTGGCGACGATCGAACAAAAATTCCGTTCTGATGGGAGAAGAAGAGGAACTGGCAGAGGCAGAACCGGAAGAACAGCGTGTGGAAGATCCGTTGAAGAAAGAATTTTATACACAGGATCTGCCGTTAACCGATTCGTTGATGACGCTGTCGCACGACAGAATCCGTGATGCATTGTATAATGCCGGGAAAATATTTAAATCGGAATTTGAAGATTACGAACGATCAGCAGAAGCTTTTGAAGAGCTGATTGAGCGTTATCCTAACAATATTTATTTGCTGTCGGCTTATTTCGATTTGTACGATTTGTATGAATTGATGGGCGATCAGTCAAAATCGAACTATTACCGCAATCTCATTATTTCTGATTATCCGAACAGTAAATTCGCACAGTTCCTGCAAAATCCAAATTTCTTTGTGGAAATGGCAGCTAAAACTGATAGCCTGAACCGCCTGTACCAAGAGACTTTCAGAAACTATAAACTGGGAAGATACCAAAATGTATTGTCGCTTACCGGACAAATGAAAAGCATGGAGCCGGACACTGTCATCCTTCCAAAAATTGATTTTATGGCAATGGTAGCCGACGGTGTATTAACCGATGTGCATAATTTTGAGGCCCTGTTAAAAGGTTATTTGGCCGAATATCCGGCAAAAGAACCATCGCCACTGGCACAGGAAATTCTTACGCTTATTCAGGACAGTACTTTAACCGATTACCAGAAACTGGTGGAAATGGGTTACATCAGCGAGGAAATTCAGAACGAAGAATTGTTGCCTGAAAACTTTTTTGCCGACGATGAGTTTGGTGGAAAATTCAGTTACGACGAAGATTTGCTGCACTATTTTGTAATTGCCTATCCGCGCGACGAAGAGGATAACATCGATCTGAATCGTTTGAAGTTTGACATTGCCAATTACAACATCGACCACTACACTAAAATCGATTACGATATTGAAACAGAATACCTCGATGATAAACTGGCCTTTTTATTGGTGCGTTCAATGACCAACAAAGAAAACGCACTGATTTATCATGGTGCAATTATTCGAAAAGCTTCTGTATTTAAAACCCTGCAGGGAATTGATTATATGAACTTTGTAATATCGTCGACCAACTACAGGGCCATAATGGAAGAGCGCTCAACGGCCGATTACATGAAGTTCTTCGTGAAAAATTATAGCCGATTTATCCGATCTAACTTCAGCGATGACGAAATGGATATCTCGCCTGAAGAGCTGATGGCGCGTGCTGAGGCAGAAGCCAATGCACTAAACGAGCGTGGTACTTTTGTTACGGTTAAAACAGGTTCGGCAGGATTGTACGACACACATGTTGATACGACTCAAAATTTTGTAATAGCCGTTAAAGACAAAGGCCTGTCGTTGCGTCCGTTAATGCGCGGATTTGCCGACTTTAACCGCGATGAATTCAGGTCGTGGAACCTGGCCCTGCAATTAAAAGAAGTGGGCGATTACCAGTTGTTGGTAGTTAAAGGAATACCGGCACTTAACGAGTCGATGTCGTATTTCCGCCGGGCAATTACAACACGTAGTTTGTTCGAGCCGCTTGGGCAATCAACTTACCGGAACTTCCTTATTACCGATGTAAACTTACAGACACTAATTGAGGAGAATAAAGTGGACGAATACATTACATTCTTCCGCAGCAATTATATCCAACGCAGGGCTTCAAGTTCATCAGACGCTGCTGAGAGTCAGAGTACAACACAAACGCAAACAATACAATCACAAACAACAACTACGCAAGCAGCCGAGCCTGCAACCGTAGCTCAACCCGACGCCACCTCGGTAGATGATTTGCCATACAATCAAACTATTGAAGGACCGCACCGCATTGTGTTTGTTATTCCAACAACGGGCGTGTTTAAAGATGATTTTGTTAGCGGAATTGCAGCGTATAACCAATCGAATTTTGCCAACTCGGGCTTCACCATCGAAGAACAGCAACTGGACCAGGTTCGTCAGTTGATTATTGTAAAAGGCATGGAGGATGAGGCAACGGCACGTCAATATTTCAGTGTGGTGGTGCGTAACCGCGATTTGTTTGCTCCGCTGGGAACAGCACAGTACCGTAACTTCCTGATTTCGGATGAGAACTTCGGTATCTTCCTTCAGGAGAAGAACATTACCGAGTACATGGATTTCTACAAACAAGTTTACCTCAATCAATAG